In the genome of Streptomyces globosus, one region contains:
- a CDS encoding LCP family protein — protein MTSSAGIPGRQPEAAGGSPESPRRRRRRLLRWIGLGLALLVLLGAGTGWWLYRKLNANITADTSAAAELERYERERPPPGSSGSRNILLIGADSRAGSGNASYGRDKGTQRSDTVILLHLPADRRSATAVSIPRDLMVDIPSCLGPGGSRSAEQFAQFNWAYQRGGAACTIRTAEKLTGIRIDHHMVMDFDGFKRMVDVIGGVEVCLKQPVNDPGARLRLPAGRQTLRGEQALGFVRARYSLGDGSDTERMERQQHFLASMVDKVQSNGVLLNPRRLYPLLDAATSSVTTDPGLASLRGLYELARALRSVPTDQVNFLTVPRRPYAADPNRDELVQPDAGRLFQRLRTDQPLAVAPSTGPDERGTGSTMRPPTPAPTSGTDTSATPVPTFTGTTAGMTDCR, from the coding sequence GTGACATCCAGCGCAGGCATACCTGGCAGGCAGCCGGAAGCGGCAGGCGGCTCCCCGGAGTCCCCGCGCCGCCGCCGGCGCCGGCTGCTGCGCTGGATCGGGCTCGGCCTGGCCCTGCTGGTGCTGCTCGGGGCGGGCACGGGCTGGTGGCTGTACCGCAAGCTCAACGCGAACATCACCGCGGACACCTCCGCGGCGGCCGAACTGGAGCGCTACGAGCGGGAGCGCCCGCCGCCCGGATCGAGCGGCTCCCGCAACATCCTCCTCATCGGCGCGGACTCGCGCGCGGGCAGCGGCAACGCCTCGTACGGCAGGGACAAGGGAACGCAGCGCTCGGACACCGTCATCCTCCTGCACCTGCCCGCCGACCGCCGCAGCGCGACGGCGGTGTCGATCCCCCGCGACCTGATGGTGGACATCCCGAGCTGCCTGGGGCCGGGCGGGAGCCGCAGCGCCGAGCAGTTCGCGCAGTTCAACTGGGCGTACCAGCGGGGCGGGGCCGCCTGCACGATCCGTACGGCGGAGAAGCTGACCGGGATCCGGATCGACCACCACATGGTGATGGACTTCGACGGGTTCAAGCGGATGGTCGACGTGATCGGCGGCGTGGAGGTCTGCCTGAAGCAGCCGGTGAACGACCCCGGGGCGCGGCTGCGGCTCCCGGCGGGCCGGCAGACCCTGCGCGGGGAGCAGGCCCTGGGCTTCGTCCGCGCCCGGTACAGCCTGGGCGACGGCAGTGACACGGAGCGGATGGAGCGTCAGCAGCACTTCCTGGCCTCGATGGTCGACAAGGTGCAGAGCAACGGGGTGCTGCTGAACCCGCGGAGGCTGTACCCGCTGCTGGACGCGGCGACGTCCTCGGTCACCACCGACCCGGGGCTGGCGTCGCTGCGCGGGCTGTACGAACTGGCGCGCGCGCTGCGGAGCGTGCCGACCGACCAGGTGAACTTCCTGACGGTGCCGCGCCGTCCGTACGCCGCGGACCCCAACCGGGACGAACTGGTGCAGCCCGACGCGGGCCGGCTCTTCCAGCGGCTGCGGACGGACCAGCCGCTCGCGGTGGCCCCGTCGACGGGGCCGGACGAGCGCGGCACCGGCAGCACGATGCGGCCGCCCACCCCCGCCCCCACCTCGGGAACCGACACCAGCGCGACACCCGTCCCCACGTTCACGGGCACCACTGCCGGGATGACCGACTGCCGGTAA